A window of the Desulforapulum autotrophicum HRM2 genome harbors these coding sequences:
- a CDS encoding zinc-ribbon domain-containing protein: protein MVITCEECSTRFNLDESLLKEEGSKVRCCKCRHVFTVFPSLTQIPIKDAPPQDTPQDKDNSERATATELDDFTLDNELDLGFSVDPDDLTLDDDLNDTMDSEDPLAEESFDLGGPMDDNDDFFLDNDLELELDQNQNQDEELEPSNPNNDLEMDNDSDALSLDGDMDFDDEFELELEDYGDLDLSPLDSPSEDHTGDSDSDLDFDLELDLEMASPEPALELDLEMDETQEEPELELDLGMESIEPALDEPQKQQNEREEDINLSEFDEVLEAVEDNLEIESPEQLADGIFLDTPDTDDTLDDELLIGEEYPPDPDSQEREKDSLLTSREKLTETAIEAPPLDFGIQEEFKKPVKVGKPVIAVLLLAILALAAYSASIFYGIKIPYVSAINVPFLSDFLKPAPQVPVPINLAPDKKSVNGRFVTNTTAGTLFVITGSVTNTSKEICSHIKIKGVLITKDKVPAKNKTVFCGNLIDEELLKSVDMNQINTLLARETGNNLSNVNIQPGRSIPFMVVFSDLPENLENFTVNVDGFERVAK, encoded by the coding sequence ATGGTTATCACCTGTGAAGAGTGCTCAACCCGATTCAATCTTGATGAATCCCTCCTCAAGGAAGAGGGCTCAAAGGTGCGATGTTGCAAGTGCAGACACGTGTTTACGGTTTTCCCCTCCTTGACACAGATTCCCATCAAAGATGCACCGCCACAGGACACACCACAAGATAAAGATAATTCAGAGCGCGCCACAGCGACTGAACTTGATGATTTTACCCTGGACAACGAACTGGACCTTGGTTTTTCAGTTGATCCAGACGATTTGACCCTGGATGATGATCTGAACGACACCATGGATTCTGAGGACCCCCTGGCAGAGGAATCATTTGACCTCGGTGGTCCCATGGATGATAACGACGACTTTTTTCTGGACAACGACCTTGAACTTGAACTTGATCAAAACCAGAATCAGGATGAAGAATTAGAACCGTCAAATCCAAATAACGACCTTGAAATGGATAATGATTCCGATGCACTTTCCCTTGATGGGGACATGGATTTTGATGATGAGTTTGAACTGGAACTGGAAGACTATGGCGATTTAGACCTCTCCCCTTTGGACTCACCTTCTGAGGATCACACCGGGGATTCAGATTCGGATTTAGACTTTGACCTGGAACTTGACCTTGAAATGGCCTCTCCAGAACCGGCACTTGAGCTTGACCTTGAAATGGATGAGACTCAGGAAGAGCCAGAACTTGAGCTTGACCTGGGAATGGAATCCATTGAACCGGCGCTTGACGAACCCCAAAAGCAACAAAACGAGCGTGAAGAAGATATCAACCTGTCTGAGTTTGACGAGGTGTTGGAAGCAGTAGAGGATAATCTTGAAATTGAAAGCCCTGAACAACTTGCTGACGGCATTTTTTTGGACACCCCTGATACGGATGACACCCTTGACGATGAACTCCTTATCGGAGAAGAATACCCCCCTGATCCCGATTCACAAGAAAGGGAAAAAGACTCCCTTCTAACGAGCCGGGAAAAATTGACCGAGACGGCAATTGAAGCCCCTCCTCTGGATTTCGGCATTCAGGAGGAATTTAAGAAACCCGTTAAAGTAGGCAAGCCCGTTATCGCCGTTTTATTACTGGCAATCCTTGCCCTTGCGGCCTACAGCGCCTCTATTTTTTATGGAATTAAAATCCCCTACGTTTCAGCCATCAACGTTCCCTTTTTAAGTGATTTTCTCAAGCCTGCACCACAAGTCCCCGTGCCCATCAATCTTGCGCCTGACAAAAAAAGCGTAAACGGCCGATTTGTGACAAACACAACCGCCGGCACTCTGTTTGTGATCACAGGAAGCGTGACAAATACCTCAAAGGAAATCTGCAGTCACATCAAAATTAAAGGCGTTCTCATTACCAAGGACAAGGTACCGGCAAAGAACAAAACCGTTTTCTGCGGCAATCTTATTGATGAAGAACTGCTGAAAAGCGTTGATATGAACCAAATCAATACTCTTCTTGCAAGGGAGACGGGAAATAATCTATCCAATGTCAACATCCAACCGGGGCGGTCAATACCGTTCATGGTTGTCTTCTCAGATCTGCCTGAAAATTTAGAAAATTTCACGGTAAATGTGGATGGATTTGAAAGGGTAGCCAAATAA
- a CDS encoding alpha/beta fold hydrolase, protein MKFIADSLSMVVVLIFVTVGFIPQAGATDLWKTLPVPISAPKAKATGYANVNGAEIYFTIHGSGEPLILLHGGLGNTECWGGQISAFSAKYKVINIASRGHGRSTRDNQAYSYHLMASDVLAVMDILSLKKASIVGWSDGGIIGLDIAINNPDRLIKLFAFGANFNPSGVKSSVETDTTFGAYVERAAVDYARLSKTPKQFDEFVAQISEMWAKLPNFSPEQLKSIRVPVAIVDGEYDEAIDYEHTKQMAALIPGSTLIILSNLSHFAMWQDTETFNTTVLKYLGMK, encoded by the coding sequence ATGAAGTTCATTGCAGATTCTTTAAGTATGGTTGTTGTTCTTATTTTCGTTACAGTCGGTTTTATACCCCAAGCAGGGGCGACAGATCTTTGGAAAACATTACCTGTACCAATATCTGCGCCAAAAGCCAAGGCAACCGGTTATGCCAATGTAAATGGTGCTGAAATTTATTTCACTATTCATGGTTCAGGAGAGCCTTTAATTTTGCTGCATGGGGGGCTGGGAAATACGGAATGCTGGGGTGGTCAAATATCAGCTTTTTCGGCCAAATATAAAGTAATCAATATTGCCAGCCGTGGCCATGGACGCAGTACCAGAGATAATCAAGCTTACAGCTATCACCTGATGGCTTCCGATGTACTCGCTGTTATGGACATTCTGTCTCTCAAAAAAGCGTCAATCGTTGGATGGAGTGACGGGGGGATTATTGGGCTTGATATTGCCATCAACAATCCTGATCGGCTGATTAAATTGTTTGCATTTGGTGCCAACTTTAACCCGTCAGGAGTGAAGTCATCAGTTGAAACAGATACCACCTTTGGGGCTTATGTCGAAAGGGCGGCAGTAGATTATGCCCGGTTATCAAAAACGCCGAAACAATTTGACGAGTTTGTCGCACAGATATCTGAAATGTGGGCAAAATTACCAAACTTTTCCCCGGAACAACTGAAATCAATTCGTGTTCCCGTTGCAATAGTGGACGGAGAGTATGATGAAGCTATTGACTATGAACATACAAAGCAGATGGCAGCCCTGATTCCTGGATCAACACTTATCATACTGTCTAATCTTAGTCATTTTGCCATGTGGCAGGATACAGAAACATTCAACACCACAGTTCTGAAGTATCTCGGCATGAAATAA
- a CDS encoding GGDEF domain-containing response regulator, with protein MDRKRETDLALVVDDDPFMRMVIVAALKKIGLDVIDTDNGSDGITLFNSERPDIIMMDVVMPGMDGFEACERIRKSPGGDLVQILMVTGLEDVESAKKAFKIGADGFITKPFNLPILSQQVQYTLRAGRAFRELNISRSRLAKTQELAMIGNWQFDFKTNQFSCSPEACHLMCLEGEAADMTLDGFFNSINDQDRKRVKEAVECSIQSIKPLSQHCLIHCPDESHKYILNKSEPLFDEHNNPALMLGVVQDITQLKEAEYRLITLSQAVEQSGSTILITDLNGVIEFVNPAFTHVTGYTPEEAVGKSTSILKSGMHPPEFYKNLWDTIISGDTWKGQIINRKKDGELYWESATISPVMGKDGNITHYSAVKEDITSRKKAEKLLKETQKRLETANQKLQTLVTSDGLTMIANRRKFDEYLDQEWQRCKRAKVWLSLLMCDIDYFKHYNDTYGHQAGDDCLRKIAQAMEKTVVRPMDLVARYGGEEFAVILSDTGLNGACHVARRIQEDVKNLNIAHSESSVSTHVTLSIGITCLIPDDEDLSMDLLIKTADEALYKAKRKGRNRMELKVLTGNH; from the coding sequence GTGGATAGAAAAAGAGAGACCGACCTGGCACTGGTTGTGGACGATGATCCATTCATGAGGATGGTGATTGTTGCTGCTTTGAAAAAAATAGGGCTTGACGTCATTGATACAGACAATGGTTCAGATGGAATCACACTCTTTAACTCTGAAAGACCGGATATCATTATGATGGATGTGGTGATGCCGGGTATGGATGGATTTGAAGCATGCGAACGTATCCGCAAATCTCCTGGGGGGGATCTTGTTCAGATCCTGATGGTGACGGGTCTGGAAGATGTAGAATCAGCCAAAAAGGCTTTTAAAATTGGTGCAGACGGATTTATTACCAAGCCCTTTAATTTGCCGATTCTCTCACAACAGGTACAGTACACCCTGAGGGCGGGCAGGGCATTCAGGGAACTCAATATCAGCCGCAGTCGACTTGCTAAAACCCAGGAACTTGCCATGATCGGTAACTGGCAGTTTGATTTTAAAACCAATCAATTTTCATGCTCGCCCGAAGCTTGTCACCTGATGTGCCTTGAGGGCGAAGCTGCTGATATGACGTTGGATGGATTTTTCAATTCAATTAACGATCAGGATAGAAAACGGGTAAAAGAGGCGGTTGAGTGTTCTATTCAATCAATAAAACCGTTGAGTCAGCATTGTCTTATTCATTGCCCGGATGAAAGTCACAAGTATATCCTGAACAAGTCAGAGCCCCTTTTTGATGAACACAACAACCCGGCTTTGATGCTTGGTGTTGTTCAGGATATTACCCAATTAAAAGAAGCAGAGTACCGGCTGATAACGCTTTCCCAGGCGGTTGAACAAAGCGGAAGCACCATTTTGATCACCGATTTGAATGGTGTGATCGAATTTGTGAATCCGGCCTTTACCCATGTCACGGGTTACACACCTGAAGAGGCTGTGGGAAAGTCCACAAGTATTTTAAAATCAGGTATGCATCCGCCGGAATTTTATAAAAATCTCTGGGATACGATTATCAGTGGGGACACCTGGAAAGGTCAAATAATAAATAGGAAAAAAGATGGGGAGTTATACTGGGAATCTGCCACCATATCACCAGTAATGGGCAAAGATGGTAACATTACCCATTACTCAGCCGTCAAGGAGGATATTACCAGTCGGAAAAAAGCGGAAAAGCTGTTGAAAGAAACCCAGAAACGGCTTGAGACGGCCAATCAGAAACTCCAGACCCTTGTTACCTCAGACGGGTTGACAATGATCGCAAACCGCCGAAAGTTTGACGAATATCTTGATCAGGAGTGGCAAAGGTGTAAACGGGCAAAAGTGTGGTTGTCCCTTCTTATGTGCGATATTGATTATTTTAAGCATTATAACGATACTTACGGCCATCAGGCCGGTGACGACTGTCTTAGAAAAATTGCACAAGCCATGGAGAAAACGGTTGTCCGACCCATGGACTTGGTGGCACGGTATGGTGGCGAGGAGTTTGCCGTGATTCTGTCCGATACTGGTTTAAATGGTGCATGTCATGTTGCACGACGCATCCAGGAGGATGTAAAAAATTTGAACATTGCCCATTCTGAGTCTTCCGTGAGTACCCATGTCACGCTCAGCATCGGGATTACTTGCTTAATCCCGGATGACGAGGATCTTTCCATGGATTTACTGATTAAAACGGCGGACGAGGCCCTTTATAAGGCCAAGCGAAAGGGGCGTAATCGCATGGAACTGAAGGTCCTTACTGGGAATCACTGA